The Leptospira kmetyi serovar Malaysia str. Bejo-Iso9 genome includes a window with the following:
- a CDS encoding DUF1566 domain-containing protein yields MISIRTFNQRKNFHSFIFYNFLMLFLVLAVPAISAAPFVDNGDGTVTDIGNSLIWQKCTNNLSGADCTLGGTTQLNWSDALTYCNGLNLAGRVWRLPNITELRTIVDHSFGVSPVIDSTTFPATATQYYWSSTTYVLATSQAWSINFQSGFTAGTNGKNYVLFVRCVTSPP; encoded by the coding sequence ATGATCTCGATCCGCACATTCAATCAACGGAAGAATTTTCATTCTTTCATATTTTATAATTTTCTAATGTTATTTTTAGTCTTGGCGGTTCCCGCAATCAGCGCCGCTCCCTTTGTGGACAACGGAGACGGAACCGTAACCGACATAGGCAACTCGCTTATTTGGCAAAAATGTACCAATAACCTTTCCGGAGCCGATTGCACGTTGGGAGGAACCACTCAGTTAAATTGGAGCGACGCTCTCACCTATTGCAACGGTCTCAACTTAGCGGGAAGAGTCTGGAGATTGCCGAACATCACGGAACTTCGAACGATCGTAGATCATTCCTTCGGAGTTTCTCCCGTGATAGACAGCACAACGTTCCCCGCTACCGCGACACAATACTATTGGAGTTCGACGACGTATGTGCTTGCAACGTCGCAAGCTTGGTCGATCAACTTTCAATCCGGATTTACGGCCGGAACCAACGGAAAGAATTACGTTTTGTTTGTTCGTTGTGTTACTTCGCCTCCTTGA
- a CDS encoding FecR family protein: MEFDSKSKKDSGEFMKRISAVILVVCAVVSVYDCGKNKTDSTKGAITFVKGDVIVERGDQQIKANVSQTIQNGDTIVTGPKSVASLSFGENSYVIEIQSDSRFQVKEEPDEKSFYQNKGSSWILTNKLLKGEKMSLHTPTNTAGVRGTKFYTSVYGDMTFICHCEGKVELENVQSHAKKINESDYLAVTKGDKTIYITPDDLQKSNVPYVHNHSEIENSPVGSQNKMTPEQFQVIFALAQKKLASP; this comes from the coding sequence AAGAATATCGGCGGTGATCCTGGTCGTTTGTGCGGTCGTATCCGTTTATGATTGCGGCAAAAACAAAACCGATTCTACGAAAGGTGCGATTACCTTTGTCAAAGGCGACGTTATTGTGGAAAGAGGGGATCAGCAAATCAAGGCAAACGTTTCTCAAACGATTCAAAACGGAGATACGATCGTAACCGGACCGAAGTCGGTGGCTTCCCTTTCTTTTGGGGAGAATTCTTACGTGATCGAAATCCAATCCGATTCCCGTTTTCAAGTAAAGGAAGAACCCGATGAAAAATCATTCTATCAAAACAAAGGAAGTTCTTGGATCCTAACGAACAAACTTCTCAAGGGCGAAAAGATGAGTCTTCACACACCGACCAACACGGCGGGCGTGCGCGGAACCAAGTTTTATACTTCGGTTTACGGGGATATGACCTTTATCTGCCATTGTGAGGGGAAGGTGGAACTGGAGAACGTCCAGAGCCACGCCAAAAAGATCAACGAATCCGATTATCTCGCGGTTACGAAAGGGGATAAGACGATTTATATCACTCCGGACGATTTACAAAAATCGAATGTTCCTTACGTTCACAATCACAGCGAAATCGAAAATTCTCCTGTGGGCTCGCAAAACAAAATGACGCCGGAACAATTTCAAGTGATCTTCGCTTTGGCACAAAAGAAACTCGCTTCTCCATAA
- a CDS encoding sensor domain-containing diguanylate cyclase: protein MNVYQNEVRIQRRTILTVLAIIPILIIGTFVYEAQKMQSEIHRVVWMRSKIAQDYIRRVSNQTRALGLSIADSMIYYEDSVPSATVLRKFRNYSSLKLFGIANQNSKKKETSPAESSTPPLYSTQITPFYLREVEAALSLSGQFDTLVEKQSEVVWAYYLSAQKFLYVAPKSKVYRDVFNEGLYKRPFWVDASPEKNPDRKQIITELYDDIGGQGLMITVSEPVYYRDKFIGVASIDIGLEALRRILSVGVCIGESNLVDENRKVIAKAPPMDLNDSVLAVPNGPSERFFLQGGYYWIVFEIKKDEIRLVHRISAIQFVASIITNLLPFWGLVCALGIVLILYIKLRASMEHVSKLIHTDPLTGIANRRGFFKLTQRSLAISNRHGQTWTVLMIDIDHFKQVNDQFGHDAGDRILVKVAQILGTCIRQTDAVCRWGGEEFAVFLFGANPEDSINIAEHLRKEVENKVLLEDGKSVTLSIGISEGRGGRSSLEGAFTHADQALYQAKTLGRNRVCVFDIGEDILT from the coding sequence ATGAACGTATATCAGAACGAAGTAAGGATACAAAGAAGAACCATTCTCACGGTGTTGGCGATCATACCGATTTTAATCATAGGCACGTTTGTATACGAAGCGCAAAAGATGCAGAGTGAAATTCATCGTGTCGTTTGGATGAGATCGAAGATCGCTCAGGATTATATTCGCAGAGTCAGCAATCAGACCAGGGCCTTGGGTTTATCCATCGCCGATTCGATGATCTATTACGAGGACTCCGTGCCGAGCGCTACGGTCCTAAGAAAATTTAGAAATTATTCAAGTCTGAAGTTGTTCGGAATCGCGAATCAGAATTCCAAAAAAAAGGAAACTTCTCCTGCGGAATCCTCCACGCCTCCGCTTTATTCTACGCAGATCACTCCGTTTTACTTGAGAGAGGTCGAGGCGGCTTTGAGTTTGAGCGGACAGTTCGATACGCTCGTGGAAAAACAAAGCGAGGTCGTATGGGCTTATTATCTTTCCGCTCAGAAATTTTTGTATGTGGCTCCCAAATCGAAAGTGTATCGGGACGTGTTTAACGAAGGTCTTTACAAAAGACCGTTTTGGGTGGATGCAAGTCCGGAAAAAAACCCGGATCGCAAACAGATCATTACGGAACTCTACGACGATATAGGCGGGCAGGGTTTGATGATTACCGTATCCGAACCCGTGTATTATCGGGATAAGTTTATCGGAGTCGCATCGATCGACATCGGTTTGGAAGCGTTGCGGAGAATTTTGAGCGTGGGCGTTTGTATCGGAGAAAGCAATCTCGTGGACGAAAATCGCAAAGTGATCGCAAAGGCTCCTCCGATGGACCTAAACGATTCCGTTCTTGCGGTTCCGAACGGCCCTTCGGAGCGATTCTTTTTACAAGGAGGTTACTACTGGATCGTATTCGAAATCAAAAAGGACGAGATTCGTTTGGTGCATAGAATCTCCGCGATCCAATTCGTAGCTTCGATCATCACCAATCTTCTTCCGTTTTGGGGACTTGTATGCGCGCTCGGAATCGTGCTCATTCTTTATATCAAGTTAAGGGCTTCTATGGAACACGTTTCCAAGTTGATCCACACCGATCCGTTGACCGGAATCGCAAACCGACGCGGCTTTTTTAAACTTACCCAAAGATCTCTTGCGATCAGCAATCGTCACGGACAAACCTGGACGGTTTTGATGATCGACATCGATCACTTTAAACAAGTCAATGATCAGTTCGGTCACGACGCGGGGGATAGAATCTTAGTAAAGGTGGCGCAAATACTCGGCACTTGCATTCGTCAAACCGACGCGGTCTGTCGTTGGGGCGGGGAAGAATTCGCCGTGTTTTTATTCGGAGCCAATCCGGAAGATTCGATCAACATCGCAGAACATCTTCGTAAGGAAGTGGAGAATAAGGTTCTCTTGGAAGACGGAAAATCGGTTACGTTGAGCATAGGAATTTCCGAAGGTCGTGGCGGAAGAAGCAGTTTGGAAGGCGCATTCACACACGCGGACCAAGCCTTGTATCAAGCAAAAACGTTGGGAAGAAATCGAGTCTGTGTATTCGATATCGGTGAAGATATTCTTACCTAA
- a CDS encoding sensor domain-containing diguanylate cyclase, with amino-acid sequence MQSKTHIGVQVENVRIKKRIIFSLLGAILVLMFFFLVYENLRMEREIDRIVGMRARVMNDYIRRVGSQTRALGLSISDYLTFNEDAPTNMNLLKELKGYPNLNRFGIPHISREHIEGADAGTLTAVGSISQINASLLKEMEAALSLRGQFESLTEKQSEVVWAYYLSKQKFLYITPKFKDENYYFTEELYTGPFWTQANPDANPTGRQIITDLYEDLAGKGLMITVSEPVFVKGRFIGVASIDIGLDAMRRILESGDCIGESMLIDENGKIAAKPGAFNLNDRLSPSVASAVISSKGSFFVDQGSFWIGFEIKSGEIWLVHEIQILEYIIYIIKNLLPFWALVFTFSVVLILYIKLRSSMNQVSTLIHTDPLTGIWNRRGFLKLTQKSLAIGARHGKDWTILMIDIDHFKQVNDKFGHETGDKTLVKVAQVLSHSIRQSDAVCRWGGEEFAVFLFGATQKDSEHIAENLRKEVENQVHLEDGNSVTLSIGISQGKQNLEEAFAHADQALYRAKSDGRNRVCVFDPKSFAPAEFKNESYYKY; translated from the coding sequence TTGCAGTCGAAAACTCATATTGGCGTACAAGTTGAAAACGTAAGAATCAAAAAAAGAATCATATTCTCCCTTTTGGGAGCCATTCTCGTTTTGATGTTTTTCTTTCTTGTCTATGAAAATTTAAGAATGGAACGGGAAATCGATCGTATCGTAGGCATGAGAGCCCGAGTCATGAACGATTATATACGCAGAGTCGGTTCGCAAACGAGAGCGCTCGGTTTGTCGATCAGCGATTACTTGACGTTCAACGAAGACGCTCCGACCAACATGAATCTTTTGAAGGAACTCAAAGGTTATCCGAACCTCAATCGATTCGGAATTCCTCATATCAGCCGCGAACACATCGAAGGAGCGGACGCGGGAACTCTTACCGCGGTCGGTTCGATCTCTCAGATCAACGCTTCTCTTCTGAAGGAAATGGAAGCCGCTCTGAGTTTAAGAGGTCAGTTCGAATCCTTGACCGAAAAACAAAGCGAGGTCGTATGGGCCTATTATCTTTCGAAACAAAAGTTTCTCTACATCACTCCCAAGTTCAAAGACGAAAATTATTATTTCACGGAAGAACTGTACACGGGTCCGTTTTGGACGCAAGCCAATCCGGACGCGAACCCGACCGGTAGACAAATCATCACCGATTTATACGAGGATCTTGCGGGCAAGGGATTGATGATCACCGTATCCGAACCCGTTTTTGTAAAAGGAAGGTTTATCGGAGTCGCTTCGATCGACATCGGTCTCGATGCGATGCGGAGAATTTTGGAAAGCGGAGATTGTATCGGAGAAAGTATGTTGATCGACGAAAACGGAAAGATCGCCGCAAAACCGGGCGCCTTCAATCTGAACGATAGACTTTCTCCGTCCGTCGCGTCCGCGGTGATCTCGTCCAAAGGATCTTTTTTCGTGGATCAGGGAAGTTTTTGGATCGGATTCGAGATCAAGAGCGGCGAGATCTGGCTCGTACACGAGATTCAAATATTGGAATATATCATTTATATCATAAAGAATCTACTTCCCTTTTGGGCGCTCGTGTTTACGTTTTCCGTCGTTTTGATTCTTTATATCAAACTCAGATCTTCCATGAATCAGGTTTCCACATTGATTCATACGGATCCTTTGACCGGAATCTGGAATCGAAGAGGATTCTTAAAATTGACTCAGAAGTCGCTCGCGATCGGAGCTCGACACGGAAAGGATTGGACGATTTTGATGATCGACATCGACCATTTCAAACAGGTCAACGACAAGTTCGGACACGAGACCGGGGACAAAACCCTGGTGAAGGTCGCGCAGGTTCTCAGTCATTCCATTCGTCAAAGCGACGCGGTTTGTCGTTGGGGCGGGGAAGAATTCGCCGTTTTCCTATTCGGAGCGACTCAGAAAGATTCCGAACATATCGCGGAGAATCTCCGCAAGGAAGTGGAGAATCAGGTTCACCTCGAAGACGGAAATTCCGTGACCTTAAGCATAGGAATTTCCCAAGGAAAACAAAATCTGGAAGAAGCCTTTGCCCACGCGGATCAAGCCCTGTATCGAGCGAAGTCCGATGGAAGAAATCGGGTTTGTGTTTTTGATCCGAAGTCGTTTGCTCCTGCGGAATTCAAAAATGAATCATATTATAAATATTGA
- a CDS encoding helix-turn-helix domain-containing protein yields the protein MNTLIQNFLVRFNVSKIRSNFENSASYKSKIQKLIEKNVFSAFVLFFGLYLAIWNITVPEITGIGDLPRLKLLSLISASAVYSCLLLRLVVHTILGLSVSCRSILRSAAISIGISFAFLMYFEGSLQMVITGELLCLTICGFTTLETGCLIRFRKLKKEYYYLLPILIGVEIAIVGDLLGITFYNSYWNSISYYTYILCIFVLYLIKRRMKIQNGNGPFTFASETTNRIQVPNAIEGQTSMTATLETNEIRLEEKNLLKEDDLKRAEERIEGFIREKLYADESIRLIDLSAYLGISLHQASFYLNNHKNIGFSDFINQNRMNDAHRLLVEKQNMNLLDIAFECGFNSYTSFHRACKKWTGNSPKGLRKKALL from the coding sequence ATGAATACACTCATTCAAAATTTTTTAGTCCGTTTCAACGTTTCGAAAATCCGATCGAACTTCGAAAACAGCGCGTCCTATAAATCAAAGATACAAAAACTGATCGAAAAAAACGTCTTTTCCGCGTTCGTTCTGTTCTTCGGTTTATATTTAGCGATTTGGAATATTACGGTTCCTGAAATCACTGGAATCGGAGATTTGCCCAGACTGAAACTACTCTCTCTCATTTCCGCATCCGCTGTTTATTCCTGTCTATTGTTAAGACTTGTCGTACATACGATTCTCGGGTTATCGGTCAGCTGTAGATCCATTCTCAGGAGCGCGGCAATATCGATCGGAATCTCCTTTGCGTTTCTCATGTATTTCGAAGGTTCTCTTCAAATGGTAATCACCGGAGAATTATTGTGCCTCACGATCTGCGGGTTTACAACCTTGGAAACCGGTTGTCTGATCCGTTTTCGCAAACTCAAAAAGGAATATTATTATCTTTTGCCGATTCTGATCGGAGTGGAGATCGCGATCGTCGGGGATCTTCTCGGAATTACGTTTTACAATTCATACTGGAACAGTATTTCATACTATACTTATATACTTTGTATATTCGTTCTTTATCTGATCAAAAGAAGAATGAAGATCCAAAATGGAAACGGCCCGTTCACATTCGCATCGGAGACGACGAATCGAATCCAAGTTCCGAACGCAATTGAAGGTCAAACGTCGATGACCGCAACTCTCGAAACGAACGAAATCCGCCTCGAAGAAAAAAATCTGCTCAAAGAAGACGACTTAAAACGCGCCGAAGAAAGAATCGAGGGATTTATCCGCGAGAAACTATATGCGGACGAGAGCATTCGACTGATCGATCTTTCCGCGTATTTGGGAATCAGCTTACACCAGGCTTCTTTTTATCTGAACAATCACAAGAACATCGGCTTTTCCGACTTCATCAATCAAAACCGGATGAACGACGCGCATAGACTGCTCGTGGAAAAACAGAATATGAATTTGTTGGACATCGCCTTCGAATGCGGATTCAATTCTTATACTTCCTTTCACAGAGCGTGTAAAAAATGGACCGGAAATTCGCCCAAAGGACTTAGAAAAAAAGCGCTTCTATAA
- a CDS encoding EAL domain-containing protein, whose protein sequence is MTEKHQKVQNSNLNSRPVILVIDDEIVILASVKYAIEAAFGNKYEIEVAESGEIALKILEHYKQARIDVPLVICDQLLRGINGDELLVQIHQKYPQTYKVMLTGYASAQALGNALNNANLYRYLAKPWDREDLILTITEAVKAYFQNCKVVELSSKLEETYLFNRETLFPNFENLKRRIDRRLVDEESSSMALMRIESFGSIAENFGIETYRKMLSEFLSLLHSFVGHSGEIFHIYDNMVAVLTKIDEDKFHSLLSAFRIFLRSECIEVDGISFQIKISIGVSSDQSDVYDKARLAMMTASNDSSVEYVSYSETTNKVDRIYANLKLGKKFNEALFAGNIVPYFQGIYDNKLKKITKYECLARILEGTQIYNPGVFIPIAKSTGLIRLLTPLMVEKTFRYFSKHPDYSFSINISESDLEKKGFPLWVMNRLLYYGISSDRVIFEILENDRWNGSSNSTRSLQELKEIGCKIAIDDFGVEQSNFERLIEIQPNFIKIDGKFIRGIHENQTSYRLASAITEMAHTIGAQVVAEFVSNEEELAAVMSLNIDYSQGYYLMEPAEEIVFNDSILDLV, encoded by the coding sequence ATGACGGAAAAACATCAGAAAGTGCAAAATTCAAATTTGAATAGCAGACCCGTAATTTTGGTGATCGACGACGAGATCGTGATTCTCGCGAGCGTCAAGTATGCAATCGAAGCGGCGTTCGGGAATAAATACGAAATCGAAGTCGCGGAAAGCGGAGAAATCGCCCTCAAAATATTAGAACATTATAAACAAGCTCGGATCGACGTACCTTTGGTCATCTGCGATCAACTCTTACGGGGAATCAACGGAGACGAACTTCTGGTTCAAATCCATCAAAAATATCCGCAGACGTATAAAGTGATGCTCACTGGTTACGCGTCCGCGCAAGCCTTGGGCAACGCGCTGAACAACGCGAATCTCTATCGATATCTTGCCAAACCTTGGGATCGAGAGGATTTGATTCTTACGATCACCGAAGCGGTAAAGGCGTATTTTCAAAACTGCAAGGTGGTCGAACTCAGTTCCAAGTTGGAGGAAACGTATCTATTCAACCGGGAAACCTTGTTTCCGAACTTCGAAAATTTAAAACGAAGAATCGATCGTAGATTGGTGGACGAAGAATCTTCGAGTATGGCTTTGATGAGAATCGAATCGTTCGGATCGATCGCGGAGAATTTCGGAATCGAAACATACCGCAAAATGTTAAGCGAATTCCTATCCTTGCTCCATTCTTTCGTGGGTCATAGCGGAGAAATCTTTCATATATACGACAATATGGTCGCCGTGCTTACGAAGATCGACGAGGATAAGTTCCATTCTTTGCTGAGCGCCTTTCGGATTTTTCTGCGCTCCGAATGTATCGAAGTAGACGGGATCTCTTTTCAGATCAAAATTTCCATCGGAGTTTCCTCGGATCAATCGGACGTCTACGACAAGGCGAGATTGGCGATGATGACCGCGAGCAACGATTCTTCCGTGGAATACGTTTCCTATTCGGAAACGACCAATAAGGTGGATCGGATTTATGCGAACCTCAAGTTGGGAAAAAAATTCAACGAGGCTCTTTTTGCGGGCAACATCGTTCCATACTTTCAAGGCATCTACGATAACAAACTTAAGAAAATTACGAAATACGAATGTTTGGCGAGAATCCTCGAAGGAACACAGATCTACAATCCCGGCGTTTTTATACCGATCGCCAAGTCCACGGGATTGATTCGTCTTCTCACGCCTTTGATGGTCGAAAAAACGTTTCGTTATTTTTCCAAACATCCGGACTATTCTTTCTCCATCAATATCAGCGAATCGGATCTGGAAAAGAAAGGCTTTCCGCTTTGGGTGATGAATCGGCTTCTTTATTACGGAATTTCTTCCGATCGTGTGATTTTTGAAATTCTGGAGAATGATCGTTGGAACGGATCTTCCAATTCGACTCGTTCTCTTCAGGAGCTCAAGGAAATCGGTTGTAAGATCGCGATCGACGACTTTGGAGTGGAGCAATCCAACTTCGAAAGGTTGATCGAGATCCAACCGAATTTCATCAAGATCGACGGAAAGTTCATCCGTGGAATTCACGAAAATCAAACCTCGTATCGATTGGCTTCCGCGATTACGGAAATGGCCCATACGATCGGCGCTCAAGTGGTCGCGGAATTCGTATCGAACGAAGAAGAATTGGCGGCAGTGATGTCGCTTAACATCGACTACTCACAGGGATATTATCTGATGGAACCGGCGGAGGAGATTGTCTTTAACGATTCTATTTTGGATCTTGTATGA
- a CDS encoding TetR/AcrR family transcriptional regulator, which translates to MIERILEKTLHLFLSSGFAKTNTDEIARNIGISKRTLYRYYDAKDKLIDAVFAFLREKVTKQHEAILKDSSKSPSQKLREILLIIAELGARMGKSFAKDIQNVRPDLYATMSAYRRQRIGRLADIVKEGQATGEFRKEIDAELTIDVLIAALDGIINPTYLLESTFSVSTAFETVFNLFLQGIESGKSNLLEVKKTIPDFGSNSDSPLLLFQILNFDDLTIDSTDFAELPKR; encoded by the coding sequence ATGATCGAAAGAATTCTTGAAAAAACGTTACACTTGTTTCTTTCATCCGGTTTTGCTAAAACGAACACGGATGAAATTGCCAGGAACATAGGGATCAGCAAACGAACCCTCTATCGTTATTACGACGCCAAGGATAAACTGATCGACGCCGTATTCGCCTTTCTGCGCGAGAAGGTAACGAAACAACACGAAGCGATTCTCAAAGATTCTTCCAAAAGTCCGAGCCAGAAACTCCGAGAAATTCTACTGATCATCGCCGAACTCGGCGCGAGAATGGGAAAGTCCTTCGCTAAAGACATCCAAAACGTGCGCCCCGATCTCTATGCGACGATGAGCGCTTATCGAAGACAAAGAATCGGACGATTGGCCGATATCGTCAAAGAGGGCCAAGCAACGGGAGAATTTAGAAAGGAAATCGACGCCGAACTGACAATCGACGTACTGATTGCGGCCTTGGACGGAATCATCAATCCGACTTATCTTCTTGAATCCACGTTTTCCGTTTCGACCGCGTTTGAAACCGTCTTCAATCTGTTCTTACAGGGAATCGAAAGCGGAAAATCGAATCTGCTCGAGGTAAAAAAGACGATCCCCGACTTCGGATCGAATTCGGATTCTCCCCTTTTGTTGTTTCAAATTTTAAACTTCGACGATCTTACGATCGATTCGACCGATTTCGCGGAACTGCCAAAGCGCTAA